The Enterococcus sp. 7F3_DIV0205 genome has a window encoding:
- a CDS encoding phage tail protein — protein MAEEILPTTNKQFVRSIKKSMKVTKVLDQQIVKATKHLNKFVNPLSKTSELSKPFLVMKKQIESLNKAISANDLSDFQTTLTNIGVAFSDVITQSAQMIRSMNQASKSYNILSNAFQGELSIDDTSLISLDSQTKNLLQSFISFQTLLSSLKNKLALDGSNIKELVDIGRKITTEFFSMSQSINTFSTTFASSLPVVGNFSRALNDTIASIDASFSMLIATSETLNSALTNAIKEPEKQIKSTENSFQKLKTGLTDLFKPLENTSSMGNAFDEIKARISNLDENLGNIELPDFQSSVTGIGKAFQTVTSQSGSMFQNMNRSMDQTSQNYSLLKKVFKGKLEIDDSNFNRMDESTQNLVRRFSDAKNGLKVFKGELKIGDDAFKELDKASQISVKRFTELEKKISGVKEMMSNTGFSMLAKIAPPKLTDPYASGELDPTAALRSTLDFGLEDIKQKLSKFSIVGTGLSKAIQGPMKIGTSALGGMVQGLVSVMGIAMKAIAPTAILGVALAGLALLDGQMGGQISSMIETATTKGPEIIKGFVDGIITKLPDLISSGAQIVAGLAEAISVNLPVIMQSAVDLIGALVNGVIESLPTLIPAALMLIESLATSLLAAAPQLLLTGLDLLIALVDGILTNKDQIITTVTNIIEAFTTNITNKLPEIIKKGVEVLTKLAEGIASVLPTLIPVALEAIATLVGTLLEQLPTLIDAAIKIVAALCKGLWDNLPDILLAAGKLLWTFIEGIIGMLPDIATAGFKMANEIIKEITGVDLFEIGGNIIQGLIDGIEAGVKWLSKTLSNIGDSIQNFFTGKFKIHSPSRWMRDEIGAMLPAGLAIGIERNAHVIDQPMDKLASQIMLPSLDSLDQHLETVQDISVQSSSKQTMIQTKQPATFNIKLGNQQFKAFVSDISEAMGQDSAINLAF, from the coding sequence ATGGCAGAAGAAATATTACCAACGACAAATAAACAATTTGTTAGATCTATAAAAAAATCAATGAAGGTTACCAAGGTTTTAGATCAACAAATAGTTAAGGCCACTAAGCATTTGAACAAATTTGTAAACCCGCTATCGAAAACTTCTGAACTATCAAAACCATTTCTTGTTATGAAAAAGCAGATCGAATCCCTAAATAAAGCGATTTCAGCGAACGATTTATCTGATTTTCAAACAACCCTTACAAACATCGGGGTGGCTTTTTCGGATGTAATAACTCAAAGTGCTCAGATGATTCGTTCGATGAATCAAGCAAGTAAAAGTTATAACATACTGAGTAATGCTTTTCAAGGAGAACTAAGTATTGATGACACTAGTCTAATTTCTCTGGATAGCCAAACAAAAAATTTGCTTCAAAGTTTCATCAGCTTTCAAACTCTTTTATCTAGTTTGAAAAATAAGCTAGCTTTAGATGGTTCAAATATCAAGGAATTAGTTGATATCGGAAGAAAAATAACAACAGAATTTTTTAGTATGAGCCAAAGTATAAATACTTTCAGTACAACATTTGCAAGCAGTCTACCAGTTGTTGGAAACTTCAGCCGTGCATTGAACGATACAATCGCGTCAATTGATGCATCTTTTTCAATGTTGATAGCAACGAGTGAAACATTAAATAGCGCTTTGACAAATGCTATAAAAGAACCTGAAAAACAAATAAAAAGTACAGAAAATAGTTTTCAAAAATTAAAAACAGGTCTAACAGACCTTTTTAAGCCATTAGAAAATACTTCCAGTATGGGGAATGCATTTGATGAGATAAAAGCTCGGATAAGTAATTTGGATGAAAACTTAGGAAACATAGAGCTACCAGATTTTCAAAGTTCTGTTACAGGTATAGGAAAAGCTTTTCAGACCGTTACTTCACAAAGTGGTTCGATGTTTCAAAATATGAATCGATCGATGGATCAAACAAGTCAGAATTACTCTTTGTTAAAAAAAGTATTTAAAGGGAAATTAGAAATTGATGACTCCAATTTCAACAGAATGGATGAAAGTACACAAAATTTAGTTCGACGTTTTTCAGACGCAAAAAATGGTCTGAAAGTATTTAAAGGAGAATTGAAAATTGGTGATGATGCATTTAAGGAGCTTGATAAAGCTTCACAAATATCTGTAAAAAGATTTACTGAGCTGGAGAAAAAAATAAGTGGTGTTAAGGAAATGATGAGTAACACAGGTTTTTCGATGTTAGCGAAGATTGCTCCGCCAAAATTAACAGATCCATATGCTAGCGGTGAATTAGATCCAACTGCAGCACTCAGATCTACGTTAGATTTTGGATTAGAAGATATAAAACAGAAACTTTCAAAATTCAGTATAGTAGGAACTGGGCTGTCAAAAGCAATACAAGGACCGATGAAGATTGGAACATCTGCTTTAGGTGGTATGGTGCAAGGATTAGTGTCAGTCATGGGGATTGCCATGAAAGCTATCGCACCCACTGCAATTTTAGGGGTTGCATTAGCTGGCTTGGCTTTATTAGACGGCCAAATGGGTGGCCAGATTAGTAGTATGATTGAAACTGCTACAACTAAAGGTCCTGAAATCATTAAAGGATTTGTAGATGGAATTATTACTAAATTACCAGATTTGATTAGTTCCGGTGCTCAAATAGTTGCAGGTTTAGCAGAAGCAATTTCCGTAAATCTACCTGTAATCATGCAAAGTGCAGTTGATTTGATTGGTGCTTTAGTTAATGGGGTAATTGAAAGTTTACCAACATTGATACCAGCGGCTTTAATGTTGATTGAATCCTTAGCCACAAGCTTATTAGCTGCAGCACCCCAGTTGTTATTAACGGGATTAGATTTATTAATTGCTTTAGTTGACGGAATTTTAACTAATAAGGATCAGATTATTACTACTGTAACAAATATTATTGAAGCGTTCACTACCAATATTACGAATAAATTGCCTGAAATTATTAAAAAAGGTGTTGAAGTGTTAACAAAACTTGCAGAAGGTATCGCCTCTGTATTACCAACCTTGATACCAGTTGCTTTAGAAGCAATTGCAACTTTAGTAGGAACACTCTTAGAGCAGTTGCCTACATTAATTGATGCCGCAATTAAAATTGTCGCCGCATTGTGTAAAGGGTTATGGGATAACTTACCCGATATTTTATTAGCTGCTGGCAAGTTACTATGGACATTTATTGAAGGAATCATAGGGATGTTACCAGATATTGCTACTGCGGGATTTAAAATGGCTAATGAGATAATCAAAGAAATTACAGGTGTAGATTTATTTGAAATTGGTGGAAATATAATACAAGGGCTGATAGATGGTATTGAAGCAGGTGTTAAATGGCTTTCGAAAACTTTGAGTAATATTGGCGATAGCATTCAAAATTTCTTTACTGGCAAGTTCAAAATCCACTCACCATCCCGTTGGATGCGAGATGAAATCGGAGCAATGTTGCCAGCAGGTTTAGCAATCGGTATCGAAAGAAATGCTCATGTCATCGATCAACCAATGGATAAACTAGCTTCTCAAATTATGCTTCCGAGCTTAGACAGCTTAGATCAACATTTAGAAACGGTCCAAGATATATCAGTTCAATCAAGTAGTAAACAAACGATGATCCAAACCAAACAACCAGCAACTTTCAACATCAAACTCGGCAATCAACAATTCAAAGCTTTTGTTTCAGACATTTCAGAAGCAATGGGACAAGATTCTGCTATCAATTTAGCATTTTAG
- a CDS encoding GNAT family N-acetyltransferase, whose translation MTEVEFTIREAIPDDAAEILHALKVIGSETPYLVMDEKGMEMTPVEMSENLANLYESSNNVLMVALADGKVIGTASVKASSKKRMEHIGEIGISILKDFWGFGLGSLMMDELILWAKESEVIRRLELTVQHRNQRAVHVYEKMGFKTEAIMPRGAKTDNGEFLDVHLMSMMID comes from the coding sequence ATGACAGAGGTTGAATTTACAATTCGGGAAGCTATTCCAGATGATGCAGCAGAGATTTTACATGCATTAAAAGTTATTGGCAGTGAGACGCCTTATCTCGTGATGGATGAAAAAGGAATGGAGATGACTCCCGTTGAGATGAGTGAGAACTTAGCAAATCTTTATGAATCATCGAACAACGTGTTGATGGTTGCCTTAGCAGATGGCAAAGTCATTGGTACGGCTTCTGTCAAAGCGTCATCAAAAAAACGTATGGAACACATTGGTGAGATCGGGATCAGTATCTTAAAAGACTTTTGGGGCTTTGGTTTAGGAAGTTTGATGATGGATGAGCTGATTTTATGGGCGAAGGAAAGCGAAGTGATTCGTCGTTTAGAATTAACGGTGCAGCATCGAAATCAGCGTGCGGTCCATGTTTATGAAAAAATGGGATTTAAAACAGAAGCGATCATGCCGCGAGGGGCGAAAACGGACAATGGTGAATTTTTAGATGTTCATTTAATGAGTATGATGATCGATTGA
- a CDS encoding MurR/RpiR family transcriptional regulator: MLFLDHSPDLSPIDLEIYKYIASHIDEVVYMRIRELAKETHSSTASILRFCRKFGCEGFSEFKIKLNLYRKSLAEPVTTHAVDETSFTNFIQRSTETFYQERIQAAAKLLSEKDLVLFIGTGSSNIIAEYGALYFSSIFSMAFHIEDPINHPVNFFNKSMAKNVCVIALSVSGENEAIINYLNHFITNDSSIISITNSEKSPIAALSDVNIPYYISTERIGDSDITSQVPALYTVEYLAKEVQKQKQDHS; this comes from the coding sequence TTGTTATTTTTAGATCATAGTCCTGACCTTAGCCCCATCGATTTAGAAATTTATAAATATATTGCCTCTCATATCGATGAAGTCGTGTACATGAGAATTCGCGAATTGGCCAAAGAAACCCATAGCAGTACAGCTAGTATTTTGCGTTTTTGCCGAAAATTTGGCTGCGAAGGATTTTCTGAATTTAAAATTAAATTGAATTTATATCGAAAATCATTGGCTGAACCTGTAACCACCCATGCTGTAGATGAAACATCTTTTACTAATTTTATCCAACGATCGACCGAAACTTTTTATCAAGAACGAATTCAAGCAGCGGCGAAATTGTTGTCCGAGAAAGATCTTGTTTTGTTTATCGGGACAGGATCATCAAATATTATTGCTGAATATGGTGCGTTGTACTTTTCATCTATTTTCAGTATGGCCTTTCATATTGAAGATCCAATCAATCATCCAGTCAACTTTTTTAATAAAAGCATGGCGAAAAATGTTTGTGTGATCGCTCTTTCTGTCAGTGGTGAAAATGAAGCGATTATTAATTATCTGAATCATTTTATTACAAATGATAGCTCGATCATTTCGATTACAAATAGTGAAAAGTCACCGATTGCGGCTCTTTCTGATGTAAATATTCCTTATTACATTTCAACAGAAAGAATTGGTGATAGTGATATTACCTCTCAAGTTCCAGCACTTTATACCGTTGAGTATTTAGCAAAAGAAGTGCAAAAACAAAAGCAAGACCACTCATAA
- the tsaE gene encoding tRNA (adenosine(37)-N6)-threonylcarbamoyltransferase complex ATPase subunit type 1 TsaE, translating into MDILISNSGETEAIAKIIGSTAEPGDTIILSGDLGAGKTTMTKGIALGLGIDQMIKSPTYTIIREYQQGRLPLYHMDVYRIEGATDDLGLDEYFEGDGLSVVEWGKLLGEFLPTDYLDIMIEKDLENLEKRTISFQAIGSQAQMFLERIQKKMEEHA; encoded by the coding sequence ATGGATATACTAATTAGTAATTCAGGTGAGACAGAAGCGATAGCTAAAATCATTGGTTCTACCGCAGAGCCTGGTGACACGATCATTCTTTCTGGTGATTTAGGTGCAGGGAAAACAACGATGACTAAAGGGATTGCTTTAGGTTTAGGAATCGACCAAATGATCAAAAGCCCTACCTATACAATTATTCGAGAGTATCAGCAAGGGCGTCTACCGTTGTATCATATGGATGTGTATCGTATTGAAGGTGCCACCGATGATTTGGGCTTAGATGAATATTTTGAAGGGGACGGCTTATCTGTTGTTGAGTGGGGAAAATTATTGGGTGAATTTTTACCGACAGACTATTTAGATATAATGATCGAAAAAGATCTAGAAAATCTGGAAAAAAGAACAATATCATTTCAAGCGATTGGATCGCAAGCACAAATGTTTTTAGAGCGTATTCAGAAAAAAATGGAGGAACATGCATGA
- a CDS encoding uracil-DNA glycosylase — MKEIIHNSWQEVLEEEFTKEYYLNLRKFLKQEYSDQTIYPDMYHIYSALELTPYEDVKVVILGQDPYHGPNQAHGLSFSVQPGVRTPPSLMNIYKELQADLGYPPVSHGFLESWAKQGVLLLNTVLTVRNGQAYSHRGQGWENLTDAIIKKLNERDQPIVFILWGKPAQEKIKMIDTNKHIIIKSPHPSPLAAHRGFFGSKPFSKTNQALEQLGETPINWQLPDTVS, encoded by the coding sequence ATGAAGGAAATCATTCATAATAGTTGGCAGGAAGTGTTAGAAGAAGAATTTACAAAGGAGTATTATTTAAATCTAAGAAAATTTTTAAAACAGGAATATAGCGATCAAACGATATATCCAGATATGTACCATATTTATTCTGCTTTAGAGTTAACACCGTACGAAGATGTAAAAGTTGTGATATTGGGTCAAGACCCGTATCATGGGCCCAACCAAGCTCATGGATTAAGTTTTTCTGTCCAACCAGGGGTTAGAACACCACCTTCGTTAATGAACATCTATAAAGAGCTTCAAGCGGATTTAGGTTATCCGCCTGTTTCACATGGATTTTTAGAAAGTTGGGCTAAACAAGGCGTTCTCTTATTAAATACTGTTTTAACTGTTCGCAATGGTCAAGCCTATTCTCATCGGGGACAAGGCTGGGAGAATTTGACGGATGCCATCATTAAAAAGTTGAATGAACGTGATCAGCCTATTGTCTTTATTTTATGGGGCAAACCGGCCCAAGAAAAAATCAAAATGATCGATACAAACAAACATATCATTATCAAGTCTCCACATCCAAGTCCTTTAGCAGCACATCGCGGTTTTTTTGGATCAAAACCATTCTCAAAAACCAATCAAGCTTTAGAGCAATTAGGCGAAACACCAATCAACTGGCAGTTGCCTGATACAGTGTCTTAA
- a CDS encoding tail assembly chaperone codes for MELTMDEKTFSCKFGYGFLKETNKRYSVERGGMQLKLGVGAIVSNLLLSDVDTLFEVLLIANMTEKPRMTVKFLEDYVEQNGTKNLFEEVIDELKKSEYTGMMTSKMLEEAQA; via the coding sequence ATGGAACTAACAATGGACGAAAAAACATTTAGCTGCAAATTCGGCTACGGTTTTTTAAAAGAAACCAACAAACGTTATTCAGTAGAACGCGGTGGAATGCAGTTGAAGTTAGGCGTTGGAGCAATTGTTTCAAATCTTCTTTTATCAGATGTCGACACGCTTTTTGAAGTACTATTGATTGCCAATATGACAGAAAAGCCTAGAATGACCGTTAAATTTTTAGAAGATTATGTTGAACAAAATGGAACAAAAAATCTGTTTGAAGAAGTGATCGATGAGTTAAAAAAGTCGGAATATACCGGGATGATGACCAGCAAAATGTTGGAAGAAGCACAAGCGTAA
- a CDS encoding GNAT family N-acetyltransferase, giving the protein MLLQRYTADFSVMIQHYQLNDEQLLYTGTPEIPIQISQTNPFIHPILGIENKQLTNFFVLDEKKDVALYTTNEQAILLRTFSTDRRYQGHGYAKAVLKALPDYIRSNFPDINEIILAVNKKNIAAQTLYEKTGFERLEKIIQGEFGLLFVMNMKLEV; this is encoded by the coding sequence ATGCTCTTACAACGGTACACAGCTGATTTTTCAGTAATGATCCAGCACTATCAATTAAATGATGAGCAATTACTCTATACAGGAACTCCTGAAATACCCATCCAAATTTCTCAGACAAACCCTTTTATCCATCCAATTTTAGGGATAGAAAACAAACAATTAACAAATTTTTTTGTTTTAGATGAAAAAAAAGATGTTGCTTTATATACAACAAATGAACAAGCTATTTTACTCAGAACCTTCTCTACAGATAGGCGATATCAAGGACATGGCTACGCAAAAGCAGTGCTAAAAGCGCTACCCGATTACATTCGATCAAATTTCCCAGATATTAATGAAATCATTCTTGCAGTAAACAAAAAGAACATTGCTGCCCAAACACTCTATGAAAAAACAGGTTTTGAGCGTTTAGAGAAAATTATCCAAGGAGAATTTGGACTGCTATTCGTCATGAATATGAAGTTAGAAGTTTGA
- a CDS encoding phage major tail protein, TP901-1 family yields the protein MTALSGVDVVWRFRLAEDEGNESAWGLAYSTENGYSKSKESESTVTKDGSVVTPGATETTVTATTLYKIGSTQIDKLETAMDENKRVQIWRINTKEIGTGNNEGKYKAKYFEGYFTSFEETDTAENKVEYSLEWAIEGAGKNGFAALELDTSEGGDYEFKDTVKVEKAP from the coding sequence ATGACAGCATTAAGCGGAGTAGATGTAGTTTGGCGTTTTCGTTTAGCCGAAGACGAAGGAAATGAAAGTGCGTGGGGACTAGCCTACAGTACAGAAAATGGTTATTCAAAATCGAAAGAAAGTGAATCGACAGTAACGAAAGACGGTAGTGTTGTAACACCAGGAGCAACTGAAACAACAGTAACTGCTACAACGTTATACAAAATCGGTTCAACTCAAATCGATAAATTAGAAACAGCGATGGATGAAAATAAACGTGTTCAAATCTGGCGTATTAATACCAAAGAAATTGGCACGGGTAATAATGAAGGAAAGTATAAGGCAAAATATTTTGAAGGCTATTTTACTTCCTTTGAAGAAACGGATACAGCTGAAAATAAAGTGGAATATTCTTTAGAATGGGCAATCGAAGGCGCTGGAAAGAACGGTTTTGCAGCATTAGAGCTAGATACTTCCGAAGGCGGCGATTATGAGTTTAAAGACACTGTAAAAGTAGAAAAAGCGCCCTAA
- a CDS encoding 6-phospho-beta-glucosidase has protein sequence MSKGIKIVTIGGGSSYTPELVEGFIKRYDELPVRELWLVDIEAGKEKLEIVGAMAKRMVKAAGVDCEVHLTLDRREALKDADFVTTQLRVGLLDARILDERIPLSHGLIGQETNGAGGIFKALRTVPVILDIVEDMKELCPNAWLINFTNPAGMVTEAVLRYGNWDKVVGLCNIPVNAVFEEAELLGENNRDLFFQFAGINHLHWHTITDKNGNDRTDELIKVMYGQDDAKSIVANIKDNNLIWEQVENLHMVPCPYHNYYYYTDKMLAEELEDFKNNGTRAEKVKEIEHELFELYKDPNLDYKPKQLAERGGARYSDAACEIINSIHNDKRTTMTVSTRNNGTITDLPAESAVEVTCTITGKGPVPYNFGSFKPQERGLLQVMKSMEELTIEAAVTGDYGTLLQAFTMNPLITSGDVAKEVMDELLEAHKQYLPTFFKESN, from the coding sequence ATGTCAAAAGGAATTAAAATCGTTACGATCGGTGGAGGATCAAGTTACACACCAGAATTAGTAGAAGGATTTATTAAACGTTATGACGAATTACCTGTGCGTGAATTATGGCTAGTTGATATTGAAGCAGGAAAAGAAAAACTAGAAATCGTTGGGGCTATGGCAAAACGTATGGTCAAAGCAGCTGGTGTAGATTGTGAGGTTCATTTAACGCTAGATCGTCGTGAAGCATTGAAAGATGCTGATTTTGTTACAACGCAATTACGTGTAGGATTATTAGATGCTCGTATTTTAGATGAACGAATTCCTTTAAGCCATGGGTTGATCGGACAAGAAACGAATGGGGCCGGTGGAATTTTCAAAGCGTTAAGAACTGTTCCAGTGATTTTAGATATCGTAGAAGACATGAAAGAATTATGTCCAAATGCTTGGTTGATCAACTTTACAAATCCAGCAGGAATGGTAACAGAAGCTGTTTTACGTTATGGAAATTGGGATAAGGTTGTGGGCTTATGTAATATTCCAGTTAATGCAGTATTTGAAGAAGCAGAGTTATTAGGTGAAAATAACCGCGACTTATTCTTCCAATTTGCTGGGATCAATCACTTACATTGGCACACAATTACAGATAAAAACGGGAATGATCGTACAGATGAACTGATCAAAGTGATGTACGGTCAAGATGATGCAAAGTCAATCGTAGCCAATATCAAAGACAATAACTTGATTTGGGAACAAGTTGAAAACTTACACATGGTTCCTTGTCCATACCACAACTATTATTACTATACAGATAAAATGTTAGCTGAAGAATTAGAAGACTTTAAAAACAATGGAACACGTGCCGAAAAAGTGAAAGAAATCGAACATGAATTGTTTGAACTATATAAAGATCCAAATCTAGATTACAAACCAAAACAATTAGCAGAACGTGGCGGCGCTCGTTATAGTGATGCAGCGTGTGAAATCATCAACTCTATCCATAATGATAAACGCACAACGATGACCGTTAGCACTAGAAACAATGGGACGATCACAGATTTACCAGCTGAAAGTGCCGTAGAAGTGACGTGTACGATTACAGGAAAAGGACCAGTCCCTTACAATTTCGGTAGCTTCAAACCTCAAGAACGAGGTTTGTTGCAAGTGATGAAATCAATGGAAGAATTAACAATTGAAGCAGCAGTTACCGGTGATTACGGTACGTTGTTACAAGCATTTACAATGAATCCATTGATCACAAGTGGCGATGTAGCAAAAGAGGTAATGGATGAATTATTAGAAGCGCATAAACAATATTTACCTACATTCTTTAAAGAAAGTAACTAA
- the pta gene encoding phosphate acetyltransferase encodes MELFDSLKFKVIRRNIKIVFPEATDPRILGAAARLKAEELMEPILIGKQEAIVEAAHARGIKASNFTIIDPDNYDGWEDMVQAFVERRNGKVTDEDARKILKDVNYFGTMLTYMGLADGMVSGAIHSTGDTVRPALQIIKTKPGVSRTSGAMIMVRGRDQEKYIFADCAINVNPTAQELAEIAVDSAKTAELFDIEPKVAMMSFSTKGSAKAPEVDKVVEATKIAKSLAPELEIDGELQFDASYVASVAQLKAPNSPVAGQATVFVFPELQSGNIGYKIAQRLGNFEAIGPILQGLNKPVSDLSRGANEEDIYKLSIITAAQTLMS; translated from the coding sequence GTGGAATTATTCGATAGCTTAAAATTTAAAGTCATTCGCCGTAACATTAAAATTGTTTTCCCAGAAGCAACAGATCCTCGTATTTTAGGAGCTGCTGCTCGCTTGAAAGCAGAAGAGTTGATGGAACCGATCTTGATCGGTAAACAAGAAGCAATTGTGGAAGCAGCACATGCTCGCGGAATTAAAGCTTCTAACTTTACGATCATCGATCCAGATAATTATGATGGATGGGAAGATATGGTTCAAGCATTTGTTGAACGCCGTAATGGAAAAGTTACAGATGAAGATGCACGTAAGATTTTAAAAGATGTAAACTACTTTGGGACAATGCTAACTTACATGGGACTAGCTGATGGTATGGTCAGTGGAGCGATCCATTCAACTGGAGATACTGTTCGTCCAGCACTACAAATCATCAAAACAAAACCAGGTGTTAGCCGTACAAGTGGTGCGATGATCATGGTTCGTGGTCGCGACCAAGAAAAATATATCTTTGCAGATTGCGCGATCAATGTAAATCCAACAGCACAAGAGTTAGCTGAGATTGCAGTCGATAGTGCAAAAACAGCGGAATTATTCGATATCGAGCCAAAAGTTGCAATGATGAGTTTTTCAACAAAAGGTTCTGCTAAAGCACCTGAAGTCGATAAAGTTGTCGAAGCAACTAAAATTGCTAAAAGTTTAGCACCTGAACTTGAAATCGACGGTGAATTACAATTTGACGCATCATATGTTGCATCAGTTGCACAATTAAAAGCACCTAATTCACCTGTAGCTGGACAAGCAACAGTCTTTGTTTTCCCTGAATTACAGTCAGGAAATATTGGCTACAAGATCGCTCAACGTTTAGGTAACTTTGAAGCAATCGGTCCAATTTTACAAGGGTTGAACAAACCAGTTTCAGATTTATCACGTGGAGCAAACGAAGAAGATATCTACAAATTATCAATCATCACTGCTGCACAAACATTAATGAGCTAA
- a CDS encoding distal tail protein Dit, translating to MYYFEDTTKKVHKDDLILPSSAMLYDGLYLEKMITGYRTLAVTGREMLSLNIETQETQVGSIKLNQKLPARTIKVSYQLIGKDAKDVQKKYHQLMRLLYKESDVEIRFKDELDYHYYGQYMTTDDVRGDTNSIIASFEILCADPKKYSVLLKTDGAITTYLPYPTTPEKIEVIIAKFGSLMISNGDKTIKITSYNLSAGDRVIFDFLKGKVFVNKLDQTFLLDLESDFENFTIQEGQTIGCSNGSMIISYREVQL from the coding sequence ATGTATTATTTTGAAGACACAACGAAAAAAGTCCACAAAGATGATTTGATCCTTCCTTCGTCAGCTATGCTGTATGACGGCCTTTATCTTGAAAAAATGATCACAGGCTACCGTACACTAGCTGTAACTGGTAGGGAAATGTTATCTCTCAATATAGAAACGCAAGAAACACAAGTCGGTAGTATCAAACTAAATCAAAAGCTACCTGCTCGAACAATCAAAGTAAGCTATCAATTAATTGGAAAAGACGCAAAAGATGTGCAAAAAAAATACCATCAGTTGATGCGTTTACTTTATAAAGAGTCAGATGTTGAGATTCGGTTTAAAGATGAGCTGGATTACCATTATTATGGACAATATATGACCACGGATGATGTACGTGGAGATACAAACAGCATTATTGCAAGTTTTGAAATTCTTTGTGCGGATCCTAAAAAATATTCTGTATTATTAAAAACAGATGGCGCAATCACTACCTATTTGCCTTATCCAACAACTCCTGAAAAAATTGAAGTCATTATTGCAAAATTTGGTTCATTAATGATTTCAAATGGAGATAAAACGATTAAAATTACCAGCTACAATTTAAGTGCTGGTGATCGAGTCATTTTTGATTTCCTAAAAGGAAAAGTTTTTGTAAATAAGCTGGATCAAACTTTTCTACTTGATTTAGAAAGTGATTTTGAAAATTTTACGATCCAAGAAGGTCAAACTATTGGTTGTAGCAATGGATCGATGATTATTTCTTATCGGGAGGTACAGCTATGA
- a CDS encoding GNAT family N-acetyltransferase → MTKKIIENEQLYLREFTLNDFEDLCLILQDEETMYAYESVFTDEKVKDWLNWNLKSYQENGFGLWAIIDKKRNNFIGQCGIVYSEVENDSLLEIGYLVNKRYWNQGYATSASKLCITYAKNVLNAEKICSIIRDTNSPSQKVAEKNNMTIVKQFDKDYSGLPVRHFVYSIDLNK, encoded by the coding sequence ATGACTAAAAAAATAATCGAAAATGAACAGCTCTATTTAAGAGAATTCACGCTCAATGATTTTGAGGATTTATGCTTGATTTTACAAGACGAAGAAACAATGTATGCATATGAATCAGTATTCACAGATGAAAAGGTAAAAGATTGGTTAAATTGGAACTTAAAAAGCTACCAAGAAAATGGTTTTGGTTTGTGGGCGATCATCGACAAAAAAAGGAATAATTTTATTGGACAATGTGGTATTGTTTATTCTGAAGTTGAAAATGATTCCTTATTAGAAATTGGTTACTTAGTCAACAAACGTTATTGGAATCAAGGTTATGCAACCTCTGCTAGCAAATTATGTATCACTTATGCCAAAAATGTATTAAATGCAGAAAAAATTTGTTCGATTATCCGAGATACCAATAGTCCTTCTCAAAAAGTTGCTGAAAAAAATAACATGACGATTGTAAAACAATTTGATAAAGATTATTCTGGTCTACCAGTTCGTCACTTCGTTTATAGTATTGATTTAAATAAGTAA